One Methylophaga marina DNA window includes the following coding sequences:
- a CDS encoding acetyl-CoA carboxylase biotin carboxylase subunit, whose amino-acid sequence MLKKVLIANRGEIAVRIVRACAEMGIRSVAIYTEPDRYALHVKRADESYSLGDDPLAGYLDPLRIVNLAIETGCDAIHPGYGFLSENAEFARLCEKHNITFVGPKSSVIEKMGDKTAARDSMRDAGVPITPGSDGNLADLDEALALAEEVGYPVMIKATSGGGGRGIRRCDSADELRQQYPRVISEATKAFGSAEVFLEKCIVDPRHIEVQILADSEGNVVHLYERDCSIQRRNQKLIEIAPSPQLTPEQRDYVGGLAVKAAQAVNYENAGTVEFLLTGNEVYFMEMNTRVQVEHTITEQITGIDIVREQLRIASGLPLSYRQQDIAYRGYALQFRINAEDPKNDFLPSFGRITHYYAPGGPGVRVDTAIYTGYEIPPYFDSMCLKLVVWALDWEDAISRGQRALDDMRLHGIKTTENYYKQILNHPDFRSGHFDTSFVPNHPELLNYSNKRRPSAVALALATAIAAHAGW is encoded by the coding sequence ATGTTGAAAAAAGTGTTAATCGCCAATCGTGGTGAAATTGCTGTGCGCATTGTTCGCGCATGTGCAGAAATGGGCATTCGTTCAGTCGCTATTTATACCGAACCCGATCGTTATGCATTACACGTCAAACGTGCTGACGAATCCTATTCACTTGGTGATGATCCACTCGCTGGCTATCTTGATCCTTTACGTATTGTGAACTTAGCGATAGAAACCGGTTGCGATGCTATCCATCCTGGCTATGGTTTCTTATCTGAAAATGCCGAATTTGCCCGCCTGTGTGAAAAACACAACATCACTTTCGTTGGTCCCAAATCCAGCGTTATTGAAAAAATGGGCGATAAAACAGCTGCTAGAGACAGTATGCGCGATGCTGGTGTACCCATTACACCGGGCTCTGACGGCAACTTAGCGGACTTAGATGAAGCGTTAGCGTTGGCTGAAGAAGTGGGTTATCCAGTCATGATCAAAGCCACCTCTGGTGGTGGTGGTCGTGGTATCCGTCGTTGTGATAGTGCCGACGAATTGCGTCAACAGTATCCACGCGTTATTTCTGAAGCGACAAAGGCATTCGGTTCTGCTGAAGTTTTCCTTGAGAAATGTATTGTTGACCCTCGTCATATTGAAGTACAAATCCTCGCTGATAGCGAAGGCAATGTCGTGCATTTGTATGAACGGGATTGTTCTATTCAGCGCCGTAATCAAAAACTGATTGAAATTGCACCAAGCCCACAACTGACACCTGAGCAGCGTGATTATGTCGGTGGCCTGGCTGTCAAAGCGGCTCAAGCAGTGAATTATGAAAATGCGGGTACCGTCGAATTTTTGCTCACCGGTAATGAAGTGTATTTCATGGAGATGAATACCCGGGTTCAGGTAGAGCACACCATTACCGAACAAATTACCGGTATTGATATTGTCCGTGAACAATTACGTATCGCATCTGGCTTGCCGTTAAGCTACCGCCAGCAAGACATTGCCTATCGCGGCTATGCTTTACAGTTTCGGATTAATGCTGAAGACCCGAAAAATGATTTCCTGCCTAGCTTCGGTCGAATCACCCACTACTACGCACCGGGCGGCCCTGGTGTCAGAGTGGATACTGCTATCTACACGGGTTATGAAATCCCACCGTATTTTGACTCCATGTGTCTGAAACTGGTGGTGTGGGCACTGGATTGGGAAGATGCCATCAGCCGTGGTCAACGCGCTCTGGATGATATGCGTTTGCATGGCATTAAAACCACTGAGAACTACTACAAACAAATTCTCAATCATCCTGATTTCCGATCTGGTCATTTCGACACAAGTTTTGTGCCTAACCATCCGGAATTACTTAACTATTCGAATAAACGACGTCCCAGCGCAGTGGCGCTGGCTTTGGCCACTGCAATTGCAGCCCATGCAGGCTGGTAA
- a CDS encoding GTP cyclohydrolase II, giving the protein MNSNRPKLFSALLRRINHCFRSAKDASAVTIRTTVQLPIILNDGSEAMAEMYSFSGFVDGKEHFALKLGRPDPTHPLVRIHSECVTGDALGSARCDCGPQLQEALSLFNKEGGYLLYLRQEGRGIGLYEKLDAYRLQEQGHDTFTANLELGHNVDERDYQAAADILNALKLNQIMLMTNNPDKRQQLEKAGIQVHGTRPTGVFANRHNHGYLTTKIHRGNHQISIDELLRKP; this is encoded by the coding sequence GTGAACTCAAACCGCCCTAAGCTATTCAGCGCATTGCTCAGACGAATTAACCACTGTTTCCGTTCTGCCAAAGACGCATCCGCAGTGACGATTAGAACGACTGTTCAGTTACCCATTATTCTTAATGATGGCAGTGAGGCCATGGCAGAAATGTATAGCTTTTCGGGTTTTGTGGATGGCAAAGAACACTTTGCTTTGAAGCTTGGTAGACCCGATCCCACACATCCACTTGTGCGCATCCATTCGGAGTGTGTTACCGGTGATGCGCTGGGTTCAGCACGCTGTGATTGCGGACCGCAATTACAGGAGGCATTAAGTTTATTCAATAAAGAAGGTGGCTATTTACTGTATCTGCGTCAGGAGGGCCGCGGCATTGGTTTGTATGAAAAACTGGATGCCTATCGTTTGCAGGAACAGGGACATGACACCTTTACCGCTAATCTAGAACTTGGTCATAACGTCGATGAACGGGATTATCAAGCAGCGGCTGATATTCTGAATGCACTCAAGCTGAATCAGATTATGCTAATGACTAACAATCCGGACAAACGTCAGCAACTGGAAAAGGCCGGTATTCAGGTTCATGGCACACGGCCTACCGGGGTATTTGCAAACCGCCATAACCATGGTTATCTGACAACTAAAATCCACCGGGGCAATCATCAGATTAGTATTGACGAGCTGCTAAGGAAGCCCTAG
- the oadA gene encoding sodium-extruding oxaloacetate decarboxylase subunit alpha, with protein MKKIEVTDVILRDAHQSLIATRMRTDDMLPICDKLDQVGYWSLEVWGGATFDACVRYLKEDPWERLRQLKQALPNTRLQMLLRGQNLLGYRHYADDVVSAFVERAAENGIDVFRIFDALNDLRNLETAMKAVKKAGKHAQGTISYTTSPVHTPELFVKQAKDLQNMGADSIAIKDMAGLLAPYPTYDLVKAIKSEVDLPLVIHSHATSGLAAQCQLKAIEAGVDRIDTAISSFASGTSHPATESQVAALRNTDWDTGLDLNLLSEIADYFRDVRKKYHQFESEFTGEDVSVQINQVPGGMMSNLANQLKEQNALDRIRDVFAEIPRVREDLGFPPLVTPTSQIVGTQAVYNVLAGERYKTITNEVKRYLQGGYGQPPAPVNAQLQKKAIGNEEVIDSRPADALAPELDKLRADIGELATSEEDVLTFAMFPDLGREFLQQRAEGTLKPEPLLPVSEAHNDKESIATEFKVDVHGESYDIAITGVGDVGGGKRKFYISIDGMPEEVTFEALNEYVNDGGNTGGRKKATDPGHVTAPLPGNVVEVLVKEGDKVEAGQALLVMEAMKMETELLANIAGTVKALHVKKADRVTPGETLIEIVE; from the coding sequence ATGAAAAAAATTGAAGTTACTGATGTCATTCTGCGTGATGCTCACCAATCACTTATCGCCACTCGTATGCGCACTGACGATATGCTGCCTATCTGTGACAAGCTCGATCAGGTCGGTTATTGGTCACTGGAAGTCTGGGGCGGTGCCACATTTGATGCCTGTGTTCGCTACCTAAAAGAAGATCCTTGGGAAAGACTCAGACAATTAAAACAAGCCTTACCCAATACCCGTTTACAAATGTTATTACGTGGCCAAAACCTGTTGGGTTACCGCCATTATGCTGACGATGTGGTCAGTGCTTTTGTCGAGCGTGCGGCTGAAAACGGTATTGATGTATTTCGTATTTTTGATGCGCTGAACGACCTGCGTAATCTGGAAACCGCCATGAAAGCGGTCAAAAAAGCCGGTAAACATGCTCAAGGTACGATTAGCTACACCACCAGCCCGGTTCATACTCCTGAATTGTTTGTAAAACAGGCCAAAGATCTACAAAACATGGGCGCAGACTCGATTGCCATTAAAGATATGGCTGGTCTATTGGCGCCTTATCCGACCTACGATTTAGTGAAAGCCATTAAATCAGAAGTCGACTTACCTTTAGTTATTCATTCTCACGCGACTTCTGGTCTGGCAGCACAATGTCAGTTAAAAGCCATTGAAGCGGGTGTGGATCGTATTGATACCGCCATTTCTTCATTTGCCAGCGGTACCAGCCACCCAGCGACTGAATCTCAAGTTGCTGCATTGCGTAATACAGACTGGGATACTGGCCTTGATTTGAACCTGTTATCCGAAATTGCCGACTATTTCCGTGACGTTCGCAAAAAATACCACCAGTTTGAAAGCGAATTTACGGGCGAAGATGTGTCTGTCCAAATCAATCAGGTTCCGGGCGGCATGATGTCAAATCTGGCCAACCAATTAAAAGAACAAAACGCACTGGATAGAATTCGCGATGTGTTTGCTGAAATTCCACGCGTTCGTGAAGATCTGGGTTTTCCACCATTGGTGACACCCACATCACAAATTGTGGGTACTCAGGCGGTATATAACGTCTTAGCCGGTGAACGTTATAAAACCATCACTAATGAAGTGAAACGTTATCTTCAGGGTGGCTACGGTCAGCCACCCGCACCTGTTAATGCACAATTGCAGAAAAAAGCCATTGGTAACGAAGAAGTGATCGACTCTCGTCCTGCTGATGCGCTGGCACCAGAGCTGGATAAACTCAGAGCCGATATTGGCGAACTAGCGACATCAGAAGAAGATGTACTGACTTTTGCCATGTTCCCGGATCTCGGTCGTGAATTCTTACAACAACGTGCTGAAGGCACATTGAAACCTGAGCCATTATTACCTGTTAGTGAAGCTCATAATGATAAAGAAAGCATTGCTACCGAGTTTAAAGTGGATGTCCATGGTGAAAGCTATGACATTGCCATCACCGGTGTAGGTGATGTTGGCGGTGGTAAACGTAAGTTCTACATATCTATCGATGGCATGCCAGAAGAAGTCACTTTCGAAGCGTTAAATGAGTATGTAAATGATGGCGGTAATACCGGTGGCCGTAAGAAAGCCACCGATCCGGGTCATGTCACAGCACCGCTGCCTGGCAATGTGGTTGAAGTTCTGGTGAAAGAAGGCGACAAAGTGGAAGCAGGTCAGGCCCTGTTAGTCATGGAAGCCATGAAAATGGAAACCGAACTACTGGCTAATATCGCTGGAACGGTTAAAGCATTACACGTGAAGAAAGCCGACCGTGTGACACCAGGTGAAACCTTAATCGAGATCGTCGAATAA
- a CDS encoding LysR family transcriptional regulator — translation MSLTLQQLISRLSFRQMQVFRAVYQQQGYGKGAESLGLTQPAVSSQIKKLESALGQPLFEYVGRKLYCTRAGERVAEHIDAIFEQVASLQSDLHRLEGKLSGELNLCAVSSAQYAVPHVLRGFLQQYPSVNVNLNIVNRTQAIERLNDNKEDLVIMGLVPNDRSLSSLPFLDNELIPVVPVHHPLATKTHIHPQQFLDAQLLSRESGSGNRLALEQHCQQQRLSLNVTMQFGSNDALKHAVLAGLGVAVLPRLSVLSELRLGQLVSPVIKGFPLRRSWCLVSPQGKHATPVTQAFLEYIQTNLKEIHQYFQSLDVV, via the coding sequence ATGTCATTGACTTTACAGCAATTAATTAGTCGACTGTCTTTTCGTCAAATGCAAGTGTTTCGAGCTGTCTATCAACAGCAAGGTTATGGAAAAGGGGCAGAAAGTTTGGGGCTGACTCAGCCCGCCGTCAGTTCTCAAATCAAAAAACTGGAGTCAGCGCTGGGGCAGCCGTTATTCGAATATGTCGGTAGAAAGCTTTATTGCACGCGAGCAGGTGAACGGGTAGCTGAACATATTGATGCCATATTTGAGCAAGTCGCCAGTTTGCAGAGTGATTTACATCGACTGGAGGGAAAGCTTTCAGGTGAGTTAAATCTGTGTGCGGTCAGTTCAGCCCAGTATGCGGTGCCGCATGTATTAAGAGGGTTTTTACAGCAGTATCCATCGGTCAATGTAAACCTGAATATTGTGAACCGTACGCAGGCCATTGAGCGTTTGAATGACAATAAAGAAGATTTGGTGATCATGGGCTTGGTACCTAATGATCGTTCCTTATCGTCCTTACCCTTTCTGGATAATGAATTGATACCCGTGGTGCCGGTACACCATCCACTTGCCACAAAAACACATATCCATCCGCAGCAATTTCTTGATGCACAATTGCTCAGTCGTGAATCTGGATCTGGTAATCGACTGGCTTTAGAGCAGCATTGTCAGCAACAACGTTTATCGCTGAATGTCACCATGCAGTTTGGTTCTAATGATGCACTAAAGCATGCTGTTCTAGCTGGGTTAGGTGTCGCTGTTTTGCCGAGGTTGAGTGTGTTATCTGAGCTGCGGCTGGGCCAGTTGGTCAGTCCGGTAATTAAAGGTTTTCCACTGCGACGCAGTTGGTGTCTGGTATCGCCTCAGGGTAAACATGCAACCCCTGTTACTCAGGCTTTTTTAGAGTATATCCAAACAAACTTGAAAGAGATTCATCAATATTTTCAATCGTTGGATGTTGTCTAG
- a CDS encoding flagellar motor protein MotB produces the protein MKKQSGGIPRYLATFADLMTLLLCFFVLLLSMAEIDALKYKVVVRSMENAFGVKKETPDQIIKATSIIKQTFSPAPTDTPSPLSKIFQESVNDEHAIKIHDANLYQRAKLNNLMATLQKKFVKAITAGQLSLETIEDRVIIRINENASFPSGQATLKQGILPVLAHISDVLTELNTTFVVAGHTDNVPLSNLNYRSNWELSAARATSVVHALLRNSELTPEQFRVEAYADTRPIRSNLTSQGRAMNRRVEIGIITP, from the coding sequence ATGAAAAAACAAAGCGGTGGCATACCTCGGTATCTAGCTACTTTCGCAGACTTAATGACGCTATTGCTTTGCTTCTTTGTATTACTGTTGAGCATGGCCGAAATAGATGCGCTGAAATATAAAGTTGTTGTTCGCTCCATGGAAAATGCCTTTGGCGTCAAAAAAGAAACGCCAGATCAGATCATCAAAGCCACCAGCATCATTAAACAAACCTTTTCCCCTGCTCCTACTGATACACCCTCGCCCCTCTCAAAGATTTTTCAGGAAAGTGTCAATGACGAGCACGCCATAAAAATTCATGATGCCAATTTGTACCAACGGGCAAAATTGAATAATCTGATGGCTACACTGCAGAAAAAATTTGTTAAAGCGATCACAGCAGGGCAGCTGAGTCTTGAAACCATTGAAGACAGAGTCATTATTCGTATTAATGAAAATGCGTCTTTTCCTTCTGGACAGGCAACGCTAAAACAAGGCATATTGCCAGTTCTGGCTCACATCTCTGATGTACTCACGGAACTGAATACGACATTTGTAGTCGCAGGACATACAGACAATGTGCCACTCAGTAACCTGAATTATCGTTCAAACTGGGAGTTATCTGCCGCCAGAGCGACATCAGTCGTACACGCACTGCTGCGTAATAGCGAGTTGACTCCCGAACAGTTTAGAGTGGAAGCGTATGCAGATACCAGACCCATTCGCTCAAATCTGACATCGCAAGGGCGCGCTATGAATCGTCGGGTTGAAATTGGCATCATTACCCCATAG
- a CDS encoding EAL domain-containing protein, whose amino-acid sequence MHISSYTKMAFYSILAVLAVICISVATFISQGVTENYKSQLYANTQELLSEYNNRISSELQGHIQLVRGLPSLFAVNQELSQAQFASAVSYLVNDDLEIRNIAAAPDMVISYIYPIKGNEDALGLNYREEPEQFEAADRARRTRELVLAGPLELKQGGTGLITRVPVFLQNDKTGEEYFWGLISAVIDIKAFFNKVGLNQDLPFELAIRGKDGLGRQGAVFYGDPALFQQPTLSQTLKLPEGEWILAAEPKGGWSTLPKAYWHEVLTVYGVTAFIFLLAAIIIRFVLMASIANYKYRSLIQSSPVPYILLDKQQRVMFINQSFKETFGYDLDNIETLPNWKRLMFLVQQQREKSKHDFSQENAHISSMSHAFEIDIETKKGKPRVALVSSSVVENTLGDETLLVIYDITVRKEAEEQLRFSSRVFNQAHEAIMITDTKGVITDVNPAFSHITGYSREEAIGQTPHLLSSGKHSPEFFQNMWKSISDHGYWQGEVWNCRKNGELYAELLTVSSLTDDDGATRHFVGLFSDITNAKQQQDTLELMAHYDVLTKLPNRALLADRFLQAVAHCKRAKTMLAICFLDLDDFKPVNDTYGHDVGDQLLIEVANRLRNNVREEDTISRFGGDEFAIIFRDVESLQECEDMLKRIHHSIAQPYYVDDLRLTISASSGVSFYTQESDDLDTLLRHADQSMYQAKLSGRNHYQLFNPADNQLTIEKQQLLHDIRQALKTDEFCLFYQPKVNMTNGEVFGMEALIRWQHPTRGLLTPLKFLPVIADSELEIEIGRWVLQQALKQLQFLHQQGYMLSISVNIASYHLQSDAFVSDMETLLAEYPDIGPEYLQLEIVETTALGDIGAITKVIRQCKDSIGVSVALDDFGTGYSSLTHLRHLSADTIKIDQSFIRDMLDDPQDYTIVDGVTGLAEAFDRQVIAEGVETVEHGLMLLLIGCENAQGYGIARPMPSDDVMSWLRHYHAEVGWVSASRLSLTPRQKALRFFMLTLERWRQVFLSNFDESSDTAQSPQWPIMDVHYCHCGTWVERVKNQNLFEHEWLDELVATHLKWHNLAITMREYALADKMGEARAFLDEFDKLYQELLSLIATLETGKSLQ is encoded by the coding sequence ATGCATATTAGCAGTTACACAAAAATGGCATTCTATAGCATATTGGCTGTACTGGCTGTGATCTGCATCTCAGTCGCGACGTTTATCAGTCAAGGTGTCACCGAAAACTACAAATCTCAGCTATACGCCAATACTCAGGAATTACTCTCCGAATATAACAACCGTATCAGTTCCGAGTTACAGGGGCATATACAACTTGTTCGAGGCCTTCCCAGCCTATTTGCTGTGAACCAGGAGCTGTCGCAAGCACAGTTTGCTTCAGCAGTGAGTTATCTGGTTAATGACGACCTGGAGATTCGGAATATCGCGGCGGCACCAGATATGGTGATTTCATACATCTATCCGATAAAGGGTAATGAAGATGCGTTAGGGCTGAACTACCGTGAAGAACCTGAGCAGTTTGAAGCGGCTGACCGAGCAAGGCGAACACGTGAACTGGTGTTGGCCGGTCCACTAGAATTAAAACAAGGTGGTACAGGCCTGATTACCCGTGTGCCTGTTTTTTTACAGAATGATAAAACAGGTGAGGAATATTTCTGGGGACTGATTTCTGCTGTCATTGATATCAAAGCATTTTTTAATAAAGTCGGCTTGAACCAGGACCTGCCTTTTGAATTAGCTATCAGAGGGAAGGATGGCTTAGGGCGACAAGGTGCTGTGTTTTATGGTGACCCTGCTTTATTCCAACAGCCCACATTGAGCCAAACACTTAAGCTGCCTGAGGGAGAGTGGATACTGGCGGCTGAACCAAAAGGTGGCTGGTCTACTTTACCCAAAGCATACTGGCATGAGGTACTGACGGTTTATGGTGTGACCGCTTTTATCTTTTTACTGGCAGCCATCATTATTCGTTTTGTTTTGATGGCATCAATCGCTAATTACAAATACCGCAGTCTGATTCAATCTTCACCTGTTCCTTACATTTTGTTGGATAAGCAGCAGCGAGTGATGTTTATCAATCAGTCATTTAAAGAAACCTTTGGTTACGATCTGGATAACATTGAAACCTTACCTAACTGGAAAAGGCTCATGTTTCTGGTACAGCAACAAAGGGAAAAATCAAAACATGATTTCTCTCAAGAGAATGCTCATATCAGTAGTATGAGTCATGCTTTCGAGATTGATATTGAGACGAAAAAAGGCAAACCTCGAGTAGCCCTGGTCAGCTCATCCGTAGTTGAGAATACGCTTGGAGATGAGACCTTGCTGGTGATTTATGACATCACTGTGCGTAAAGAGGCTGAAGAGCAGCTACGTTTTTCTTCACGGGTCTTTAATCAGGCTCATGAAGCCATCATGATCACGGATACCAAAGGCGTGATCACCGATGTGAACCCCGCCTTTAGTCATATCACAGGCTATAGTCGTGAAGAGGCGATAGGTCAGACACCTCACTTATTGAGTTCCGGAAAGCACTCGCCTGAGTTCTTTCAGAACATGTGGAAATCCATCAGCGACCATGGCTATTGGCAGGGAGAGGTATGGAACTGCAGGAAAAATGGTGAACTTTATGCAGAGTTGTTAACGGTCTCATCATTGACTGATGACGACGGTGCAACACGTCATTTTGTCGGATTGTTTTCAGATATTACCAATGCCAAACAGCAGCAAGATACCTTGGAATTGATGGCCCATTATGACGTGCTGACTAAGCTTCCCAATCGTGCCTTGCTGGCTGATCGTTTCTTACAGGCAGTGGCGCATTGTAAACGTGCAAAAACGATGCTGGCAATTTGCTTTCTGGATCTCGATGATTTTAAGCCGGTCAATGATACCTATGGACATGATGTTGGAGATCAGCTGCTAATTGAGGTGGCTAATCGCTTACGAAACAATGTTCGGGAAGAAGATACCATCTCAAGGTTTGGTGGTGATGAGTTTGCCATCATCTTTCGTGATGTGGAGTCTTTACAGGAATGTGAAGACATGTTGAAACGGATACACCACTCTATTGCTCAGCCATACTACGTAGATGATTTACGCCTGACTATCAGTGCTTCCAGTGGGGTTAGTTTTTATACACAGGAAAGCGATGATCTGGACACACTACTCCGCCATGCTGATCAAAGTATGTACCAGGCAAAATTATCTGGTCGGAATCACTACCAGCTATTCAACCCAGCCGATAATCAGCTGACTATAGAAAAACAACAGCTGTTGCATGATATCCGTCAGGCCTTAAAAACCGATGAATTCTGTTTGTTCTATCAACCAAAAGTGAACATGACAAACGGTGAAGTCTTTGGCATGGAAGCACTGATACGTTGGCAGCATCCAACGAGGGGATTATTAACACCGCTCAAGTTCTTGCCCGTGATTGCTGACAGCGAACTAGAAATTGAGATCGGACGGTGGGTTTTGCAGCAAGCACTTAAGCAACTCCAGTTTCTACACCAGCAAGGCTATATGCTCTCCATCAGTGTCAACATTGCCTCTTACCATCTGCAATCTGATGCCTTTGTAAGTGACATGGAGACGTTACTGGCCGAGTATCCCGATATCGGACCGGAATATCTACAACTGGAAATAGTCGAAACCACCGCTCTAGGTGATATTGGGGCCATCACCAAGGTCATAAGGCAATGCAAGGATTCCATTGGTGTATCAGTGGCATTGGATGATTTTGGTACTGGCTACTCCTCACTGACACATTTACGTCACTTGAGTGCCGACACGATTAAAATCGACCAAAGCTTTATTCGTGACATGCTTGATGATCCACAGGACTATACGATTGTTGATGGTGTAACCGGCCTGGCTGAAGCGTTCGACAGACAAGTCATTGCAGAAGGTGTTGAGACGGTCGAGCATGGATTAATGTTGTTGTTGATTGGCTGCGAAAACGCTCAGGGCTATGGCATAGCCAGACCCATGCCAAGCGATGACGTGATGTCGTGGCTCAGACATTATCATGCTGAAGTAGGCTGGGTATCAGCATCTCGTTTATCACTCACACCAAGACAGAAGGCATTACGGTTTTTCATGCTAACGCTTGAACGCTGGCGACAAGTGTTTTTGAGTAACTTTGATGAGAGCAGTGATACGGCTCAATCACCACAATGGCCAATTATGGATGTGCATTACTGTCATTGTGGCACGTGGGTTGAACGCGTAAAGAATCAGAACCTGTTCGAGCACGAATGGTTAGATGAGTTGGTTGCAACGCATCTGAAATGGCATAACTTGGCGATAACAATGCGGGAATATGCACTTGCTGACAAGATGGGGGAAGCCAGAGCGTTTCTAGATGAGTTCGATAAACTCTATCAGGAGTTACTGTCGCTCATCGCTACTTTAGAGACTGGAAAATCCCTGCAATGA
- a CDS encoding alpha/beta hydrolase: MSKTCRHVLRSTVTAVLVSICQACSPVTVLNALVPDNGYQKLADKAYGDENRQKLDIYLPAHTRSDHPLKTVVFFYGGSWDSGSKADYKFVAEALTSAGYIVVIPDYRLYPEVVFPAFVDDGARAVTWVLEHINEYGGEAGHVTIAGHSAGAHIAALLSLDATYLAKYDHQPTDVTAMIGLAGPYDFLPLQSDRLKQIFGPEQQRWRSQPIHFVEGNNPPMLLMVGNKDRTVLPKNSVNLATKIKQKNGAVELIEFDDLNHVAMVSYLAKPLRGRDELRQTIIAFINQF, from the coding sequence ATGAGTAAAACGTGTCGACATGTGCTTCGAAGCACAGTGACAGCGGTCCTGGTCTCAATATGTCAGGCCTGTTCGCCAGTGACTGTATTGAATGCGCTTGTACCAGACAATGGCTATCAGAAACTAGCGGATAAAGCCTATGGTGATGAGAACAGGCAAAAATTAGACATTTATTTACCTGCCCACACGAGATCAGATCATCCATTGAAGACTGTCGTCTTCTTTTATGGCGGTAGCTGGGATTCTGGCAGCAAAGCTGATTATAAGTTTGTTGCCGAGGCGCTCACCTCTGCCGGTTATATTGTCGTGATTCCTGACTATCGCTTATACCCAGAAGTCGTCTTTCCCGCATTTGTGGATGATGGTGCTCGTGCTGTGACCTGGGTATTGGAGCATATTAATGAATATGGTGGAGAGGCGGGACATGTGACTATCGCTGGACATTCCGCCGGTGCGCATATCGCTGCATTACTCAGTCTGGATGCCACCTATTTAGCGAAATATGATCATCAGCCGACAGACGTCACAGCCATGATTGGCTTGGCAGGGCCTTATGACTTCTTACCATTGCAAAGTGACCGTCTAAAGCAGATATTTGGTCCGGAACAACAACGTTGGCGAAGCCAACCTATTCATTTTGTGGAAGGAAATAATCCTCCGATGCTCTTGATGGTTGGCAATAAGGACCGCACGGTCTTACCTAAAAACAGTGTCAATCTGGCAACGAAAATTAAGCAGAAAAACGGTGCTGTTGAACTGATTGAGTTTGACGATTTAAATCACGTTGCCATGGTGTCATATTTGGCTAAACCCCTGAGAGGCAGGGATGAATTGAGACAAACGATAATCGCGTTTATTAATCAGTTTTAG